GCGTAGGCAAACCCGCCCGCCAGCAGCGAGAGCAGGATGAAGGCCACCACCATCCGCGCCCGTGACGCGGCCCAATCGACGATGCCGATCATTCGCCGGGGTCCTTGTAGCTGGCGGCGACCCTGACACCGTCGATCACGTATTCCTGTCCGATCACGATGACATCGGCCTGATCGGGCAGGCCAGTGACCCAGACGCCTTTTTCGACATCGCGCAGGAGCTTGACCGGGACAAATTCGGCGGTGCCATCCTTGGCGACTGTGCGCACACCAAGCACACCGTTATCGTTGAGGGTGAGTGCGGATTGCGGCACCAGATGGGCAGAGGCCCCATCGGAGGAGATAGCAATTTCGACCGTTTGGCCATCGCGGATGGCCAGCGCCGGATTGGGCACTGCAATTTCCACCCGGAATGTGCGGGTCAGCGGGTCGGCCGAGCGTGACAGGAAGGTGACGCGGCCCTGCAACGTCTCTCCGGTGGTGAAGCGCCCCCGGCGGGGGCACCGACGGCGACGCGGTCAACATCAGTTTCGGGCACGTAGCCGACCAGCTTGATCGGGTTGAGCTGAATGATCGTGGCGCATAGCCCGCCGGGTTGCATCAGCGTGCCCAACTCGGCGGTGTCGCTTTCGAGCAGCCCCTCGAAAGGGGCGGTGATTTCGAGCCGCGAAATTTCTTTTTCCGCCTTGGCAACGCCTGCCATCGCCGCTTCGATGCCAGCCTTGGCGTTCAGCGTCGATGAGCGGGCGGATTCGAGCCCGGCCTCGGCGGCCTTGACGTTGGCTTCGGCGGAGCGAAGCGCGGCGGCGGTGGCGGCAACGCGGCTTTCGGAGGCATAGCCGCCCTTGGCCAGCTTGCGGGCCGCGTTATCGTTGATCGAGGCTTCTTCGAGTCGGGCACGGGCGGTTGCGAGCTGGGCTTCGGCGCTGGGCACACCGGCTTTGGCTTCGGGCAGGCGGGCGTGGGCTTCGGCCAGCCGGGCCTTGGCCTCATCGAGCGACGCTTCACGGGTGCCGGGATCAAGTTTGCACAGCACCTGCCCGGTTTCGACAAAGCCGCCTTTGCGCAAGGGGGCGGAAATGACCTGCCCCGATGTTTCAGCGCGCATCTCGACCTGTCGTGCGGCGGCGGTTTCGCCGCGCAGGATAACGGCGCTGTCCACCACTGAAGCGGTTGAGTGCAAGGCGACAACGCCGACCGCCTGCGGCGCGTCAGAGGCTGCGTTCGCCTCGGCAATGGCCTCGGGCGAGGGGGTGTTCTGTGCCGTTGCTGGGGCCGGATCATCACCACGGGCGAAGGCCAGCAGCGTCTCGCGGTCGATAATCAGGAAATAGAGAAACACCGTGACAAGCAAGGCGGTGAGGATCGGCAGAATTCGCATAGGGCGTCCTTGTTCGCGCGGGCCGGATTGAGCATGGGAAGTGAGGTAAAGCGGGTAAAAATTCAAGTGTGCGCCGCGCCACTTTTTGCGGTGCGTTGCCGAGTTGCCCACCCGGTTACTTTCGCGGTCCTCCGGTTGGGGGCGGGCACCCGAGTGCCGTTGGCAGGTCAAAACTGAACTCTGCGGTTCAATTATAGGGATGCGGGCTTCAAAGCAAGAGCTTATGCGGCGGGTCTTGGCAGGGCCGGAGTGCTGCGCTAAGAGGGGGCAAGACGACAACAAGGGGCGCACCGGTGAGCGAAACCGATAGTTTTATCAACGAGGTTACGGAAGAGGTCCGGCGCGATCGGCTTTTTGCGCTGATGCGGCGCTATGGCTGGATCGCGGTTCTGATCGTGCTGCTTTTGGTGGGTGGTGCGACCTGGAGCGAGTGGAACAAGGCCAAGGAACGCGCCAACGCGCAAGCGACCGGCGACGCGCTGTTGGCGGGGTTGCGGGTGAACGATGCGAAAGCGCGGGTCGAGGAATTGGCTGCGATTTCGCCCGAGAGCGAAGGCGGCAAGGCCGTGGCGGCGCTTCTGACGGCGGGCGAGCAGGCCGATGCGGGGGAAACCGACGCGGCGGTGGCCGGATTGAAGACGGTCGCACAAAACCCCGATCTGCCGTTGATCTACCGGCAGGTTGCCGAGTTCAAACTGTTGGCCGTGCAGGGTGACACGTTGAGCATCGAGCAGCGCCGCGACGGGTATAAGGGCTTGATCGGGCCGAAGTCGCAACTTGGCCTGCTGGCCGAGGAGCAACTGGCATTATTGGACATCGAGGCGGGCGACACCGATGCCGCGGGCGCGCGTTTGCAAAAGATTGCCAGCGCCGCCGGGGCCACGCCGGGCTTGCGTCGGCGCGCGACACAGTTGATGGTGGCGCTGGGGGTGGAGCCTGATGTGGCCACACAAGCCGCAACGCAAGCCGCAGGTGATGCGGCTGACGCGGCGGATACGATGACGGATGATGGCAGCGCCGGTGATGGCGGGACGACAAGCGATTAACGGCGGGGAACGCCGGCCAGAGAGAATCGGCCAGAGAGAATCGGGCAGAGAGAATAGGGTGAGGCGATGATGACGGCAGGGGATTTCAAACGCGGCGGGGTGGCGCTGGGTCTGGGCCTTGGTCTGGCGCTGACGCTTGCGGCCTGCGGCGAACGCGAGGTGATCTTGCCGGGTGCGCGTGAGGATTTGCGCGCGGTGCTGAACGGCGAGGACCAGATTGCGGCGGAGGCGCCGCCGGAAAACCGGGTCGAGGCCATCAAGCTGCCTGCTGCGACGACGAATGCAAGCTGGACCCAAAGCGCCGGTTCGCCCGCGACACGGGTGTCCCATCCGGCCTATTCCGGCGCACTGCAACCGATTTGGAATGCCAATATCGGCAGCGCAGCGGGAGCACGCAGCCGGATTACCGCTGATCCGGTTGTTGCGGGGGGACGTATTTACACGCTCGATGCGCAGGCCGGGGTGAGTGCCACGGCAACCAACGGCACGCCGGTATGGCAGGTCGATCTGGTGCCGCCGCGTGATCGTGGCAAGGAGGCAACCGGGGGTGGGCTGGCGATTGCCAATGGCACGCTGTTTGTCACATCGGGATTTGGCGTGCTGACGGCACTTGATGCCGCGACGGGCGCGCAAAAATGGCAACAAAAACTTGCCGCCGATGCCACCGGTGCGCCAACCGTGAAGAACGGTGTCGTTTTCCTTGTGGCGGGTGACAGCACGGCTTGGGCGGTCGATGCCGAAACCGGCCGGATCAAGTGGCAGTTTGATACAACGCAGAGCCGCAACAATATTTTGGGTGCCCCGGCACCGGCGATCAACGATCAGGTGGCGATTTTCGGCTTCGGCTCGGGAGAGTTGCAGGCGGCGTTTCGCGGTGGCGGTTTCAAGGTCTGGGATGCGGTGTTAAGCGGGCAGCGCCCGGCGATTGCGCGCTCACGCGTGACCGGGATCACGGGTGATCCGGTGATTGTGGGCAACACGGTTTATGCAGGCACGCAAGCCGGGCGTCTGGTCGCGCTCAAAGCCTCTACCGGGGAGCGGGTGTGGACGGCGCGCGAAGGCGTGATGGGCACGGTTTGGGTGGCAGGCGGATCGGTGTTCTTTATCTCTGACCGCAACGAACTGGAGCGGGTTTCGGCCGAGGATGGCAGCCGTATCTGGGCAGTGAACCTGCCGCTTTTCGTGAAAGACAGGCCGCGTCGGCAGAAAGAGATCTATTACCATCACGGGCCGGTCTTGGCTGGTGGCAAGCTGATCGTGGCGTCGACTGACGGGATGATCCGCGCGTTTGATCCGACCTCAGGCAAGCTGATCGGCACCGGAGAGATTCCGGGTGGTGCGGCGACGGCGCCGGTTTTCGCGGGCGGTGTGATGTATATCGTCTCGAAAAAAGGCGCGCTTTACGCCTATCGCTGAGGAAGGGCTGGTTTCGGTGCGCGCGCTGGTGTATCGCGGCGGCTTGATTGCTCTGGAGCAGGCGAGATGAGTTTTACCCTTGCCATAGTTGGCCGCCCGAATGTGGGCAAATCCACGCTGTTCAACCGATTGGTTGGCAAACGTCTGGCGTTGGTCGATGACCAACCCGGCGTGACCCGTGATTTGCGCGAAGGTGCGGCGCGGTTGGCCGATCTGCGGTTCACGGTGATTGATACCGCCGGGCTGGAGGAGGCCACGGACGCATCGCTTCAGGGCCGGATGCGGCGGCTGACCGAGCGCGCGGTGGAGATGGCTGACATCTGTCTTTTCATGATTGACGCGCGGGTAGGCGTGACGCCTACGGATGAGGTTCTTGCCGGGATTTTGCGCAAACGTTCGGCGCATGTGATTTTGGCGGCCAACAAGGCCGAAGGGGCGGCGGCGGATGCCGGGCTGATCGAGGCCTATTCGCTGGGTCTGGGCGAGCCGGTGCGGCTTTCGGCGGAGCATGGTGAGGGGCTCAACGAGCTTTATTCGATGTTGGCCCCGCTGTCGGATGCGTTTGAGGCGCGGGCCGTGGCCGATGCGCCCGAGGTCGAGATTGATATCTCGGACGATGATGAGCTGGACGACGGGGCGGTGCGTATGCCCACGGTCGCGCGGCCAATGCAGATTGCTGTAGTGGGGCGGCCCAATGCCGGAAAATCCACACTGATCAACATGATACTGGGTGAAGATCGTCTGCTGACCGGGCCGGAGGCGGGGATTACACGCGATGCTATCTCGGTGGCGGCGGATTGGGACGGGCTGCCGGTGCGGATTTTCGACACGGCGGGCATGCGCAAGCGTGCCAAGGTGCAGGACAAGCTTGAGAAGCTGAGCGTTTCCGATGGGCTGCGCGCGGTAAAATTCGCCGAGATCGTGGTGGTTCTGCTCGACGCGGCGATTCCGTTTGAGCAGCAGGACTTGCGGATTGCCGATCTGGCCGAGCGGGAGGGGCGCGCGGTTGTGGTTGCGGTGAACAAGTGGGACGTGGAGGAAGACAAGCAGCAAAAGCTGCGCGATCTGAAGGAATCTTTTGAGCGGTTGTTGCCACAACTCAGGGGCGCGCCGTTGATTACCGTGTCGGCCAAGACAGGGCGCGGGATTGACCGGCTGCATGCGGCGATTCTGCGGGCTTACGAGGTTTGGAACCGGCGCGTGCCAACGGCACAGCTTAACCGTTGGCTTTCGGGTATGTTGGAACAGCACCCGCCACCGGCACCGCAGGGCAAGCGGATCAAGCTGCGATATATGACGCAGGTGAAGGCGCGGCCGCCCGGTTTCGTGGTGATGTGTTCGCACCCTGAAAAGATGCCGGAAAGTTATTCGCGCTATCTTGTCAATGGGTTGCGCGAAGACTTTGACATGCCGGGCACGCCGGTGAGGCTGACTTTGCGATCCCAGTCGGACAAAAACCCCTATAAGGGCCGCAAGAAGAAACAGCCGTCGAAGCTGAAAAAGCATCTCTCCGGGCGGCGCGACTGAGGGGCGCGCAGGCGCGCTGTGCAAGGGTCAGTTTTCCCGCCTTTTTCTTGAACTCCCCAACGGGTATCATTTTTGGTATTCATAAAGGAACCGGGCGTGCCGTGAGGCGGCGTTCGAATTTTTTGGGGGTGTTTGAGAGATGGGACTTCGCGAATTCACGCGGACTTATACAGCAAAGAACGAGCCGCGCGCGTGGGGCGAGTTGGGCGGGACGCTGATCGCCTATGTGGTTTTCATGGCGCTGGCGATTGCAAATGCCGCGCAGTGGTGGCTGGTGGTGCCGTTTACCGCGCTGGCGGGATTGATGGGGTTGCGCATTTACATGGTGCAGCATGATTGTATGCACCGGGCATATTTCGCCTCGCGCAAGCTTAACGATCTGATCGGTGAAGTGCTCTCACCAATCTCGCTTTCTCCTTATGTGGCAACACGTTACAATCATTTCTTGCATCATGCGCATGTTGGCAATCTTGACCATCGGGAGGCGTTTGAGATTGATATCATGACGGTGGAGGAATATCGCGCCGCGCCGTTCCTGCGGCGGTTTTGGTATCGGTTCTATCGCAGTCCGTTCACGTTGTTGGTGGTGGGGCCGTTCGTGCTTTATGTCATCTTGCGGCGCTTCCCGCGCAATGGCTTCAAGACCGGCATCTGGTGGGTGGTGCTGCATGACGCGATGGTGCTGGCCTATTTCGCGGCGCTTTATGCGCTGGCGGGCTGGGCCGGGGTTTTGGTGCTTTTGGGCTCAATTTACGTGGGTGCGACGTTTGGCGCGATCATTCCTTACGTCGTGCATAATTTTGAGCAGGTCTATTGGGGGCGCAAGCCGGATTACACCTATCAGAAGGGGGCGTTGGAAGGGTCATCGGTGCTGCGCTTTGGGGCGCTGTTTGATTGGCTGACGCTCAATATCGCGTATCACGATCTGCATCATCTCAACGGCAATATTCCGTGCTATCGGCTCAAGCGTTGCTATGAGGAGGCGGGCGATTTGCTCAGCTCGCGCGAGATCGGGTTTCGCGAGGCGCTGAGTTGCTACGGCTGGAAGCTCTATGATGAAAAAGCGCAGCGCATGGTGGGGTTTGACGCGGCGCGCGGGCCTGCGCCGCTGAGGGATGTGCCCGCGGAATAGACCATCGGCAGAAAGGTGCTGAGGGGGCGCGCACTGCGCAAAAATTTCGCTTGCGCAATGCCGATCTTCCCGCAATATCGACGTTGAAGGCAGATAGCCTTTGCACGGCGGCATAGCCCGCCTCAGGAGAGTCAAACACATGAAAATCAGCTACTTGCTGGCAGGCGCCCTGGCGCTGCTGGCGTCTCAGGTCGTGGCCGCTCCGGAAGATTCCGATGGCAACGGCAGCTATTCGATGGAAGAAATGATCGCCGCCTATCCGGACCTGACCGAAGAGCAGTTTGCCGACATGGATTCCAACGAAGATGGCGTTATTGACCCGACCGAATTGAACGACGCGATTGAGAACGGAATGATCGACGAGTGATCTTTTAACAACTTCGTTTTGCATCAAGTCATCCCCCGAAGCGCCCGCTTCGGGGGTTTTCTTTGCGTCAGGCAAGCGTTCCTTCAGCGTCAAGGCGGGATTTACCGCCGAGATACGGGTGCAATGCCTGCGGCAGATCGACCG
This is a stretch of genomic DNA from Aquicoccus sp. G2-2. It encodes these proteins:
- a CDS encoding tetratricopeptide repeat protein, which codes for MSETDSFINEVTEEVRRDRLFALMRRYGWIAVLIVLLLVGGATWSEWNKAKERANAQATGDALLAGLRVNDAKARVEELAAISPESEGGKAVAALLTAGEQADAGETDAAVAGLKTVAQNPDLPLIYRQVAEFKLLAVQGDTLSIEQRRDGYKGLIGPKSQLGLLAEEQLALLDIEAGDTDAAGARLQKIASAAGATPGLRRRATQLMVALGVEPDVATQAATQAAGDAADAADTMTDDGSAGDGGTTSD
- a CDS encoding PQQ-binding-like beta-propeller repeat protein — encoded protein: MMTAGDFKRGGVALGLGLGLALTLAACGEREVILPGAREDLRAVLNGEDQIAAEAPPENRVEAIKLPAATTNASWTQSAGSPATRVSHPAYSGALQPIWNANIGSAAGARSRITADPVVAGGRIYTLDAQAGVSATATNGTPVWQVDLVPPRDRGKEATGGGLAIANGTLFVTSGFGVLTALDAATGAQKWQQKLAADATGAPTVKNGVVFLVAGDSTAWAVDAETGRIKWQFDTTQSRNNILGAPAPAINDQVAIFGFGSGELQAAFRGGGFKVWDAVLSGQRPAIARSRVTGITGDPVIVGNTVYAGTQAGRLVALKASTGERVWTAREGVMGTVWVAGGSVFFISDRNELERVSAEDGSRIWAVNLPLFVKDRPRRQKEIYYHHGPVLAGGKLIVASTDGMIRAFDPTSGKLIGTGEIPGGAATAPVFAGGVMYIVSKKGALYAYR
- the der gene encoding ribosome biogenesis GTPase Der; the protein is MSFTLAIVGRPNVGKSTLFNRLVGKRLALVDDQPGVTRDLREGAARLADLRFTVIDTAGLEEATDASLQGRMRRLTERAVEMADICLFMIDARVGVTPTDEVLAGILRKRSAHVILAANKAEGAAADAGLIEAYSLGLGEPVRLSAEHGEGLNELYSMLAPLSDAFEARAVADAPEVEIDISDDDELDDGAVRMPTVARPMQIAVVGRPNAGKSTLINMILGEDRLLTGPEAGITRDAISVAADWDGLPVRIFDTAGMRKRAKVQDKLEKLSVSDGLRAVKFAEIVVVLLDAAIPFEQQDLRIADLAEREGRAVVVAVNKWDVEEDKQQKLRDLKESFERLLPQLRGAPLITVSAKTGRGIDRLHAAILRAYEVWNRRVPTAQLNRWLSGMLEQHPPPAPQGKRIKLRYMTQVKARPPGFVVMCSHPEKMPESYSRYLVNGLREDFDMPGTPVRLTLRSQSDKNPYKGRKKKQPSKLKKHLSGRRD
- a CDS encoding fatty acid desaturase — its product is MGLREFTRTYTAKNEPRAWGELGGTLIAYVVFMALAIANAAQWWLVVPFTALAGLMGLRIYMVQHDCMHRAYFASRKLNDLIGEVLSPISLSPYVATRYNHFLHHAHVGNLDHREAFEIDIMTVEEYRAAPFLRRFWYRFYRSPFTLLVVGPFVLYVILRRFPRNGFKTGIWWVVLHDAMVLAYFAALYALAGWAGVLVLLGSIYVGATFGAIIPYVVHNFEQVYWGRKPDYTYQKGALEGSSVLRFGALFDWLTLNIAYHDLHHLNGNIPCYRLKRCYEEAGDLLSSREIGFREALSCYGWKLYDEKAQRMVGFDAARGPAPLRDVPAE
- a CDS encoding EF-hand domain-containing protein; amino-acid sequence: MKISYLLAGALALLASQVVAAPEDSDGNGSYSMEEMIAAYPDLTEEQFADMDSNEDGVIDPTELNDAIENGMIDE